TACAGCTAGATTCTTTACAGAATCAAATATCTCTTCTTCATCATTGAAAAAGATTTCTCTTCCGTTAACCCAATTTTTCATTATGTACATGGTACCGTCATCTTCAAAATAAGGATTATTCTCTTTCGTTAGTGCTAACCTATCAATATTTCTGAATCCTTTGTTATGTAGATATTCTTCTATTTCATACATAAATTTTATTTTTTCTCGATGCATTCGGATTTCCTTAAATAATTTCAAACCCTTATTAGTATCTAATATATAAGCTCCTCGTCCTTTATAACCGTTTTTTACTTTAACATCAAATTGTTCAAAAATGTTATTGTATTCCTCAAGCATCTAATCACCCCAACTTAGCCCTAACTATAATATTTTTTTATCAGTATCCTAGACATCTATACCTAATGCCCTACTTTAAAATATATGAAGAAGTCAAGCAGATTATGAGGACAGGAAATTAATATTTTACTATATTGGTATAAGCAAAACAAAAAACCCCAATATATTGTATTGCTTTTTTTCAAACAACAATATATTGGGGTTTCAAAATTATAATAAATTATAAATATTTTTATTCTTTTATTTCATCCACTATCCTTAACAACTCTTCTTTGTCATTTCTATTTGGTTCTTCAATGACTATATCCAATAGTTTATTAAGAATAATTCCTATCTGACGACCTTCTTTTATACCATGTTCCATCAAGTCTCTTCCATCAACCTTAAGTTCTCTTATGCTTATACACTGTTCTTTCTCTTTAATCTCTGCGTATTTCTTTTCAGCATTGTAGAGCTTCAACATTCTACCATCCAACTTGTCAGGGTTTTGAGCCTTGATATCTGCTCTTTGAACAAGTACGAAGTCATGAAATAGCTCATGTCCTAACTTCTTTAATAGTCTTCTTATACTTTTTGAGCTATTTTCCAATCTGATATCATGGAATTCTATTAACTTGACAACTTTATCAATAGTCTTATTATCAAATTTTAATCTCTTGAGAATATCATTCGCCATCTTTGCACTGATACCTTCATGTCCATAGAAATGATCTATACCCGATTCGTCAGTAGTCTTTACTCTTGGTTTTCCAATATCATGCAGCAACATGGTCCATCTAAGTGCTTTATCAGCCTTTATAGCGTTAACAGACCTAAGAATGTGATCATGAATATCATAGCTATGATAAGGGTGATTCTGGGAATTACCTATACAAGGTATGAACTCAGGTAATATATACTCCATTAGATTGCAATGATATATCTCCATAATCATATTAGGGTTATTGGATATGAGTGTCTTGTTAAGTTCCACTTGTATCCGTTCCATACTGACATTTTTAATAAGTGATGAGCACTCTGTTATAGCATCTCTAGTCTTTTTATCTATTTTATAACCCAATTGAGCTGAAAATCTAATGGCTCTTAACATTCTAAGTGCATCTTCATTAAATCTTTCTATTGGATTACCAACACAACGGATAATACCCTTTTCCAAATCTTCTATACCACTAAAAGCATCTACTAATCCTGTTATATGGTTATAAGCCATAGCATTTATAGTAAAATCTCTTCTTTTAAGGTCTTCTACCAGATTATTAGTGAATTCAACGGAGTTAGGTCTCCTATTATCTTCATATTCCCCATCAATTCTATATGTTGTAACTTCAATAGGGTGTTTATCCATAAGTATGGTAACAGTACCATGCTGCAACCCTGTATCTATGGTTTTGGTAAATAATTTCTTAACTTGATTAGGTAATGCGGAAGTCGTTATATCCCAATCATTAGGTTTTTTACCTATGATACTATCTCTTACGCATCCTCCAACCAAATATGCCTCATACCCATTGTCAGTCAGTTTATCTATTATTTTCTTGGCATAATTAGGCATATCTATTTTAACTTTATTCATAAAAATCATTCCTCTAAGCTGGTTTATCAATTAATCCTTACACGACTCTTTATTTCTTCTCTACTATATCCAGCATTCTCTAATCTACTAACAACATCTTTTTCTATATCAGGTAGATAAGTTTTAACTAACGAAGCGTCTCCTTCTAACTCATAATCACCAAGTGAAGCTGGTATCATGAAAGAGTCTCCTACTCTAAAGTCGTATTCAATATTATTATATACTACTTTACCGCTACCTGATATACACATGTATATATAAAATTTATTATTTGTTCTTTCTTTCAGCTTTCCTTTTAAACCTATCTTCTCTAATGAAAAATATTTATTAGCTACATAATAGATTATTTCGCTTTCATCATCTTTTATACCAAGCCCTGTTACTACATCTTTACTATGCTTACCTTC
The window above is part of the Vallitalea guaymasensis genome. Proteins encoded here:
- a CDS encoding CCA tRNA nucleotidyltransferase — translated: MNKVKIDMPNYAKKIIDKLTDNGYEAYLVGGCVRDSIIGKKPNDWDITTSALPNQVKKLFTKTIDTGLQHGTVTILMDKHPIEVTTYRIDGEYEDNRRPNSVEFTNNLVEDLKRRDFTINAMAYNHITGLVDAFSGIEDLEKGIIRCVGNPIERFNEDALRMLRAIRFSAQLGYKIDKKTRDAITECSSLIKNVSMERIQVELNKTLISNNPNMIMEIYHCNLMEYILPEFIPCIGNSQNHPYHSYDIHDHILRSVNAIKADKALRWTMLLHDIGKPRVKTTDESGIDHFYGHEGISAKMANDILKRLKFDNKTIDKVVKLIEFHDIRLENSSKSIRRLLKKLGHELFHDFVLVQRADIKAQNPDKLDGRMLKLYNAEKKYAEIKEKEQCISIRELKVDGRDLMEHGIKEGRQIGIILNKLLDIVIEEPNRNDKEELLRIVDEIKE